A genomic stretch from Dissulfurispira thermophila includes:
- the speE gene encoding polyamine aminopropyltransferase: MIKFFEKDPYAPIQYVYEVERVLHKSKSEFQEIMVIENPYFGKMLILDGVVQITERDELFYHEMLVHPLMHAHPAPKKVVVIGGGDGGTVREVLKHNSVEKVYFIEIDEEVINVSKKFFPTVACGIDDKRVEIKCMDGAEFVKGREGDIDVVIVDSTDIVGFAKSLFTVEFFKSVKESLTDEGMFVTLSESLHFHKDLVIEVQEAMKLIFPIVDLYTASIATYAGNWWTFSAASKKHDLRQMRREYKIDTRYYSDEIHNQAFMPPKMYEKLMQRKLQW, from the coding sequence ATGATCAAGTTTTTCGAAAAAGACCCGTATGCACCAATTCAGTATGTATATGAAGTTGAAAGGGTGCTGCATAAAAGCAAGAGCGAGTTCCAAGAGATAATGGTTATTGAAAATCCATATTTTGGCAAGATGCTTATTCTTGATGGAGTTGTGCAGATAACTGAAAGGGATGAGCTTTTTTATCATGAGATGCTTGTTCATCCTCTTATGCATGCCCATCCAGCTCCAAAGAAGGTTGTAGTTATAGGCGGAGGAGATGGAGGGACTGTCAGAGAGGTTTTGAAACACAACTCTGTTGAAAAGGTGTATTTTATTGAGATAGACGAAGAGGTAATAAATGTATCAAAGAAATTTTTCCCAACAGTAGCATGCGGCATTGATGACAAGCGTGTGGAGATAAAGTGTATGGATGGAGCAGAATTTGTAAAGGGAAGAGAAGGAGACATTGATGTTGTTATAGTTGACTCAACTGATATAGTAGGTTTTGCAAAAAGCCTTTTCACTGTAGAATTTTTTAAATCTGTCAAAGAATCCCTTACAGATGAAGGTATGTTTGTAACCCTTTCAGAGTCTCTCCATTTTCATAAGGACCTTGTAATTGAGGTTCAAGAGGCAATGAAACTGATATTTCCGATTGTTGACCTTTACACTGCTTCTATAGCCACATATGCAGGTAACTGGTGGACATTTTCTGCTGCATCAAAAAAGCATGATCTCAGACAGATGAGAAGGGAATACAAGATAGACACTCGATATTACAGTGATGAAATACACAATCAGGCATTTATGCCTCCAAAGATGTACGAGAAGCTCATGCAAAGAAAACTCCAGTGGTAA
- the dnaJ gene encoding molecular chaperone DnaJ: protein MKDYYKVLGVSRNATQDEIKKAFRQLALKYHPDRNQGNKEAEEKFKEINEAYTCLSDVEKRANYDRYGTAEGIGAGFGGFGAGAGFGGFTDIFEDIFDDFFGAFGGYKKARPTKGADLRYNLNITLEDAAFGSEKTIKIPRWQSCDVCGGIGAEPGTSPEICPNCKGTGHIRFQQGFFSVSKTCGKCHGTGRIITNPCKNCKGNGKVRVQREISVKVPAGVDNGSRLRLSGEGDFGSYGGPPGDLYVVINVEEHPFFKRDGMDIYCQVPISFPKAVLGGEIDVNTLNGHQKLKIPAGTQSGKTFHLKGKGMPRLGSHQRGDQIVSVYIDVPKKVTPRQRELLEEFASISEEEIEETKGFKNRLKDLFSV, encoded by the coding sequence ATGAAAGATTATTATAAGGTTCTTGGTGTGAGCCGAAATGCCACTCAAGATGAGATAAAAAAGGCATTTCGGCAGCTTGCCTTAAAATATCACCCTGATAGAAATCAGGGTAATAAGGAAGCTGAAGAGAAGTTTAAAGAGATAAACGAGGCATACACATGCCTTAGTGATGTAGAAAAGCGTGCCAATTATGACAGGTATGGCACTGCTGAGGGTATTGGTGCTGGATTTGGTGGTTTTGGTGCTGGTGCTGGTTTTGGCGGCTTTACTGATATATTTGAGGATATATTCGACGACTTTTTTGGTGCATTTGGCGGATATAAAAAGGCAAGACCTACAAAAGGTGCTGACCTTAGATATAATCTTAATATAACCCTCGAGGACGCTGCTTTTGGCTCTGAAAAAACTATAAAGATTCCGAGGTGGCAGTCTTGTGATGTATGCGGTGGCATAGGTGCTGAACCTGGAACATCACCAGAGATATGTCCGAATTGTAAAGGTACAGGACATATAAGATTCCAACAAGGATTTTTCAGTGTTTCAAAGACATGCGGAAAGTGTCATGGTACAGGGAGGATAATCACAAATCCATGTAAGAATTGTAAAGGAAATGGAAAGGTTAGAGTTCAGAGGGAAATATCAGTAAAGGTTCCAGCGGGGGTTGATAATGGCTCAAGATTGAGACTGAGCGGCGAGGGTGATTTTGGAAGTTATGGGGGTCCACCTGGTGATTTATATGTAGTAATAAATGTTGAGGAACATCCATTTTTTAAGAGAGACGGCATGGACATTTACTGTCAGGTGCCAATATCTTTTCCGAAGGCTGTGCTTGGAGGTGAGATAGATGTCAATACATTAAATGGTCATCAAAAGCTCAAGATACCTGCTGGTACTCAATCAGGAAAGACTTTTCATCTGAAGGGCAAGGGAATGCCGAGGCTTGGAAGCCATCAAAGGGGAGATCAGATAGTCAGTGTGTATATAGATGTGCCTAAAAAAGTTACTCCTCGTCAGAGGGAGCTCCTCGAAGAATTCGCAAGCATAAGTGAAGAAGAAATTGAAGAAACAAAGGGTTTTAAGAATAGACTAAAAGACCTATTTTCTGTGTAA
- a CDS encoding PAS domain S-box protein, whose product MVKVIIRLAISVFSIFIVLCSLPGYAFSSNKDTFEIKVAASIYEPFVFYEDGKLSGFDIDLLDTICKSNNIRYTIQVVPFQEMLSMLKEGKADIGIGAIYVTEERKAFINFTAPYLKTGIVYVIRADAQISSNLTNKTIGVKKTATGEAIARNLAKKFLNLKVITFDSTEDSLDALVDGKVDVVLNDYINTSALMHDKYRGKIKIKKGLLDLPQLLTNDYIAFAVNKQKRDLFEQIDTSIRKIVDSGMMKSLLERWQAIHTLPNYRKFIAYGLFIIIGTGLLIISIFRYHQKKQFYQLMHESEQRYRAITEHSPDAIITADLDGNIIFLNESAQKFFGYSSEELLGKSLTMLIPDACKSEHIFGFNRFIKTGKSHIIGKTYEIAGKKKDGTEFPIELSLSTWHIKGNRFFTGILRDITEKKKIEERLIDSESRFRSAIQEAPNPVIIHCDDGSIVLVNKRFTELTGYSLNQIDTFEKFANLAFPDPEYRQIMKERYQKIIDEGISQHGEDINFTCSDGSVRIWNIQLSHIGSWGDKKAVMCIARDVTEQRKLEEQLRQMQKMEVIGRFTGGIAHDFNNYLTAITGFSQLALMQIDNNHPARRNIENVVNSAEKASVLTRQLLAFSRRQVMQPQVVNLNTIVIDMTKIIKRIIGEDIQLRTVLDPDLWNVRVDPGQIEQVIMNLVSNARDAMPNGGMLTIQTTNALLDEEYAKRHVSVIPGNYVMIAVEDTGVGMTEDIKSHIFEPFFTTKELGKGTGLGLATVYGIIKQSGGNIWVYSEPGQGTIFKIYLPKSEEKVTSYVTTERIDTIPSGTETLLVVEDNNDVRDFITTVLKNIGYNVLEARDGIEALIICNENKGEIDLIITDVVMPNMSGDKLASRVKDLYPKLKVLYMSGYADNIITEKGILKEGINYLQKPLTAVTLAQTIRKVLDS is encoded by the coding sequence ATGGTAAAAGTTATTATACGGCTTGCTATTTCTGTATTCAGTATATTTATAGTGCTATGTTCACTCCCAGGTTATGCCTTTTCTTCTAATAAAGATACCTTTGAAATCAAAGTAGCAGCTTCCATATACGAACCATTTGTCTTCTATGAAGATGGTAAGCTATCGGGCTTTGATATAGACCTCCTTGATACAATCTGCAAATCAAACAACATCAGATACACTATTCAGGTAGTGCCTTTTCAGGAAATGCTCTCTATGCTTAAAGAAGGCAAAGCAGATATAGGAATTGGAGCTATATATGTGACAGAGGAGAGAAAGGCATTTATAAACTTCACAGCACCATATCTCAAAACAGGCATTGTATATGTTATAAGGGCAGATGCTCAAATAAGTAGCAATCTCACAAATAAAACCATCGGGGTTAAAAAAACAGCAACAGGAGAAGCAATTGCAAGAAATCTTGCTAAAAAATTTCTAAATCTAAAAGTCATCACTTTCGATTCCACTGAAGATAGCCTTGATGCCCTTGTAGATGGAAAGGTTGATGTTGTCCTTAATGATTATATAAATACCTCTGCCCTCATGCATGATAAATACAGAGGCAAGATCAAGATTAAGAAAGGGCTATTAGATCTGCCTCAACTCCTGACAAATGATTATATTGCCTTTGCAGTAAATAAGCAAAAACGTGATCTATTTGAGCAGATAGATACCTCTATCAGAAAAATAGTTGACAGCGGCATGATGAAAAGCTTATTAGAGCGATGGCAGGCTATTCACACCCTGCCCAACTACAGGAAATTCATTGCCTATGGGCTATTCATCATTATTGGTACAGGACTCTTGATTATCAGCATCTTCAGGTATCACCAGAAAAAACAGTTTTATCAGTTAATGCATGAGAGCGAGCAGAGATATAGAGCAATAACAGAACACAGCCCTGATGCCATTATTACGGCAGATTTAGATGGCAATATAATATTCTTAAATGAATCTGCTCAAAAATTCTTTGGTTATAGCAGTGAAGAACTTTTGGGAAAGTCATTGACTATGCTAATACCTGATGCATGCAAATCAGAGCATATCTTTGGATTCAACAGATTTATAAAGACCGGAAAGTCGCATATCATTGGCAAGACATATGAAATAGCAGGAAAGAAAAAAGATGGGACTGAATTCCCTATTGAGCTGTCACTCTCAACATGGCATATAAAAGGCAATAGATTTTTTACAGGAATACTTCGTGATATAACAGAAAAAAAGAAAATTGAGGAAAGATTAATTGACAGTGAAAGCAGATTCCGTTCAGCAATACAGGAAGCACCTAATCCTGTAATTATCCATTGTGATGATGGAAGCATTGTATTGGTAAACAAACGTTTCACAGAACTCACAGGTTATAGTCTGAACCAGATTGATACATTCGAGAAATTTGCTAACCTTGCATTCCCTGATCCTGAATACAGACAAATAATGAAAGAAAGATACCAAAAAATAATCGATGAAGGCATATCACAACATGGTGAAGACATTAATTTCACCTGTTCTGACGGCAGCGTCAGGATATGGAACATACAATTAAGCCATATAGGGAGTTGGGGTGATAAAAAGGCTGTGATGTGTATTGCAAGAGATGTTACAGAACAAAGAAAGCTTGAAGAACAATTAAGACAGATGCAAAAAATGGAGGTCATTGGGAGATTTACAGGCGGTATAGCACATGACTTTAATAACTATCTTACAGCCATAACAGGATTTTCTCAACTTGCATTGATGCAGATAGATAATAATCATCCAGCAAGGCGAAACATAGAAAATGTTGTCAACTCTGCTGAAAAGGCATCTGTTTTGACGAGACAGTTGCTTGCATTTAGCAGGAGACAGGTAATGCAGCCGCAGGTTGTTAATTTAAATACTATTGTTATCGATATGACAAAGATAATAAAGAGAATCATTGGAGAGGATATACAACTCAGAACAGTTCTTGACCCAGATCTCTGGAATGTCAGGGTTGACCCTGGTCAGATAGAACAAGTAATAATGAACCTTGTTTCTAATGCAAGGGATGCAATGCCTAATGGAGGAATGCTCACTATTCAGACTACAAATGCCCTACTTGATGAAGAATATGCAAAAAGGCATGTATCAGTTATTCCGGGAAATTATGTGATGATAGCTGTTGAAGATACAGGAGTGGGCATGACCGAAGATATAAAATCGCATATCTTCGAGCCATTCTTTACAACAAAAGAGCTTGGTAAGGGAACAGGTCTCGGACTTGCTACTGTCTATGGAATAATAAAGCAGAGCGGTGGTAATATTTGGGTTTACAGTGAACCGGGGCAGGGAACTATTTTTAAAATATATCTGCCAAAAAGCGAAGAAAAAGTTACATCTTATGTAACAACTGAAAGAATAGATACTATCCCATCAGGAACAGAAACTTTACTTGTGGTAGAAGACAACAACGATGTGAGAGATTTTATAACAACAGTTCTTAAAAACATTGGATATAATGTTCTTGAGGCTCGAGACGGGATCGAGGCTCTAATCATATGCAACGAAAACAAAGGAGAGATTGACTTAATTATTACAGATGTTGTAATGCCAAATATGAGTGGAGATAAACTTGCCTCAAGAGTAAAAGACCTTTACCCTAAACTCAAAGTCCTTTATATGTCAGGTTATGCAGATAATATCATCACAGAAAAAGGCATATTAAAAGAAGGAATAAACTATCTTCAGAAGCCCTTAACTGCTGTTACACTTGCACAGACAATAAGAAAGGTCCTTGACTCATAA
- the hrcA gene encoding heat-inducible transcriptional repressor HrcA — translation MEFLDERSKQILYAVVQSYISKPEPVGSRFVTKKYSFGFSPATVRNIMADLEELGFLSQPHTSAGRVPTDKGYRFYVDSIMGVRDADRFISPSNDFMQQFARKIESIRSDLDNMFLEITNTLSMMSNYIGVVTPPRAEKTIFTRIEFIRYREDKVVAVLLTEEGVIKNKVIKVDLRLTQDDLNRIADYLNREYSGRTIDEIKGLLVKRAYKEKALWDRLISKAIKIYEQAISFKENDVFVSGLYDVMNLPDFSDISKIKEISKAIKDKHIILKLLDELSDSEGVHVFIGSENPVEEMKKLSVVASTYKEKDRPMGVIALIGPTRMDYPKAIYMVDAIARCISRTFD, via the coding sequence ATGGAATTTTTGGATGAAAGAAGCAAACAGATACTTTATGCAGTTGTTCAGAGTTACATAAGTAAGCCTGAGCCTGTTGGCTCGAGGTTTGTAACAAAAAAGTATTCTTTTGGTTTTTCACCTGCTACTGTAAGGAATATAATGGCAGATCTTGAGGAGTTGGGTTTCTTGAGTCAGCCCCATACCTCTGCTGGTAGGGTGCCAACAGATAAAGGTTATAGGTTTTATGTTGATTCTATTATGGGAGTTAGAGATGCGGACAGATTTATTTCACCCTCAAATGACTTTATGCAGCAGTTTGCAAGAAAAATAGAAAGTATAAGAAGCGATCTAGACAATATGTTTCTGGAGATTACGAATACTCTTTCGATGATGTCAAATTATATAGGGGTTGTTACACCCCCAAGGGCTGAAAAAACCATATTCACAAGGATAGAGTTTATAAGATACAGAGAAGATAAGGTTGTAGCTGTTTTGTTAACAGAAGAAGGTGTGATAAAAAACAAGGTGATCAAAGTAGATTTGAGGCTTACACAAGATGACCTTAACAGGATAGCTGATTATCTCAATAGAGAATATTCTGGGCGGACTATAGATGAGATAAAAGGTTTGCTTGTAAAGAGGGCGTATAAAGAGAAGGCATTGTGGGATAGACTTATCTCAAAGGCAATAAAGATATATGAACAGGCAATATCATTTAAAGAAAACGATGTCTTTGTATCAGGACTTTATGATGTCATGAATCTCCCTGATTTTTCCGATATATCGAAGATAAAAGAAATATCAAAGGCAATAAAAGACAAACATATTATCCTGAAACTCCTTGATGAACTTTCTGATTCAGAAGGAGTGCATGTATTTATAGGCAGTGAGAATCCTGTGGAAGAGATGAAAAAACTTAGTGTAGTTGCCTCTACATACAAGGAAAAGGATAGGCCAATGGGCGTAATAGCGCTAATAGGTCCTACAAGGATGGATTATCCAAAGGCTATATATATGGTAGATGCTATCGCAAGGTGTATAAGCAGAACATTTGATTAA
- the grpE gene encoding nucleotide exchange factor GrpE, protein MEGMEEEVKKTEEISVSSEIEDKTAEAVDAMQAELTEAKDKYLRLYAEFENYKKKVQKDREELIKYSNESLIYELLPALDNLEMALRHSVEANSESLIKGVENTFRELVRILEKFGLKSIDAIGKPFDPAYHHAMSQVERDDVESNTVVEEFRKGYLYNEKVLRPSLVAVSKKASNLVKEQ, encoded by the coding sequence ATGGAAGGCATGGAAGAAGAAGTTAAAAAAACAGAAGAGATAAGTGTGTCTTCTGAAATAGAAGATAAGACAGCAGAGGCAGTAGACGCCATGCAGGCTGAGCTTACAGAGGCAAAGGATAAATATCTGAGGCTTTATGCAGAATTTGAAAACTACAAAAAAAAGGTTCAGAAAGACAGGGAAGAGCTTATAAAGTATTCCAATGAATCCTTAATCTATGAACTTTTGCCAGCACTTGATAATCTCGAGATGGCATTGAGGCATTCTGTAGAGGCAAATTCAGAATCTCTGATAAAGGGAGTGGAAAATACATTCAGGGAATTAGTGAGGATACTCGAAAAGTTTGGTCTTAAATCAATAGATGCCATTGGGAAACCCTTTGATCCAGCATATCATCATGCTATGTCTCAGGTCGAGAGGGATGATGTCGAGAGCAATACAGTGGTGGAGGAATTCAGAAAGGGATATCTCTATAATGAAAAGGTCCTTAGACCATCACTTGTAGCGGTGTCTAAAAAGGCAAGCAATTTAGTAAAAGAGCAATAA
- a CDS encoding 16S rRNA (uracil(1498)-N(3))-methyltransferase, which produces MRIFVPPEDIAKREGIKLNADKSHYLISVLRCKKSDIISVIDGKGKAYEAVISDISKDNVFIDVINEIQPGTESSLNLILCQGILKGEKMNLVIQKTTELGVKEIIPLITERCIVRETRKVKRWQKIAEEAAEQCGRTMIPTVHEPIQFNELFKGEVYSKFEVVERWGIGKMNGFIFWEKGGISLKEAVLKISPSHLHPFTSSSIHLFVGPEGGFTAEEVRQSEDYGLIRTSLGKRILRAETAAIVSVALVQNIIEQNL; this is translated from the coding sequence TTGAGAATATTTGTTCCGCCTGAAGATATAGCAAAAAGAGAAGGCATTAAACTTAATGCTGACAAATCCCATTATCTTATTTCTGTGTTGAGATGCAAAAAGAGCGATATAATTTCTGTAATTGATGGCAAAGGCAAGGCATATGAGGCTGTAATTTCTGATATTTCAAAAGACAATGTGTTTATTGATGTTATCAATGAAATCCAACCGGGCACAGAATCCTCTTTAAATCTCATTCTCTGCCAAGGCATACTCAAGGGTGAGAAAATGAATCTGGTTATTCAAAAGACTACCGAACTTGGAGTAAAAGAGATAATTCCGCTTATCACTGAGAGGTGTATTGTCAGGGAAACGAGAAAGGTAAAGAGGTGGCAGAAGATTGCAGAGGAGGCTGCAGAGCAGTGCGGAAGGACGATGATCCCCACTGTTCACGAGCCGATTCAATTTAATGAATTGTTTAAGGGAGAGGTCTATTCTAAATTTGAAGTGGTGGAGCGCTGGGGTATTGGGAAAATGAATGGATTTATTTTTTGGGAAAAAGGGGGAATATCTTTAAAAGAGGCAGTTCTTAAAATTTCTCCTTCACATCTTCATCCCTTTACATCTTCATCCATTCACCTTTTTGTTGGTCCTGAGGGTGGCTTTACAGCAGAGGAAGTAAGGCAGTCAGAGGATTATGGGCTTATTAGAACTTCACTTGGCAAACGGATTCTCCGTGCAGAGACAGCAGCGATTGTATCAGTGGCATTAGTGCAGAATATAATAGAGCAAAATTTATGA
- the dnaK gene encoding molecular chaperone DnaK, translating to MGKAIGIDLGTTNSVVAVVIGGEPVVIPNQEGSRTTPSVVAFTEKGERLVGQIAKRQAITNPENTIFSIKRLMGRKYNSKEVEHAKKRLPYKIVEAPNGDAHVEARDKRYSPPEISAMILQKLKQAAEDYLGEPVTEAVITVPAYFDDSQRQATKDAGQIAGLNVLRIINEPTAAALAYGLEKKKEERVAVYDLGGGTFDISVLEIGEGVIEVKSTNGDTYLGGDDFDLRIIDWMVEEFKKEQGIDLRHDKMALQRLKEAAERAKIELSTAMETEINLPFITADATGPKHLLMKLTRAKFEQLTDDLIQKTIEPCKRALADAGFSTGNIDEVILVGGQTRTPKVQQVVQGYFGKEPHKGVNPDEVVAVGAAIQAAVLKGEVKEVLLLDVTPLSLGIETLGGIFTKMIERNTTIPTKKSQIFSTAADNQPAVTIKVFQGEREMASDNKLLGVFELVGIPPAPRGVPQIEVTFDIDANGILHVSAKDLGTGKEQSIKITASSGLTEEEIKRMMRDAEEHAAEDRRKKELAEARNNADTLIYSVEKSVKEYGDKLTEAEKKDIETALEKCKKAKDASSDASEIKAAIEELTKASHKIAEHVYKAAQEHAGATGAETKSKPHEEEVVEAEFEDVDKK from the coding sequence ATGGGAAAGGCAATAGGAATAGATCTCGGCACCACAAACTCGGTTGTGGCAGTTGTGATTGGTGGCGAACCAGTAGTAATACCAAATCAGGAGGGCAGCAGAACAACGCCATCTGTTGTTGCATTTACAGAGAAAGGCGAAAGACTTGTTGGACAAATAGCCAAAAGACAGGCTATAACAAACCCTGAAAACACCATCTTTTCTATAAAGAGATTAATGGGTAGAAAATATAACTCAAAAGAAGTTGAACATGCAAAAAAAAGGCTTCCTTATAAAATAGTCGAGGCCCCCAATGGTGATGCTCATGTAGAGGCAAGGGACAAAAGATATTCTCCGCCTGAAATTTCTGCAATGATACTTCAGAAATTGAAGCAGGCAGCAGAGGATTATCTTGGCGAGCCTGTTACAGAGGCGGTTATTACTGTCCCTGCATATTTTGATGATAGTCAGAGGCAGGCAACAAAAGACGCAGGCCAGATTGCTGGACTCAATGTCTTGAGAATAATCAATGAGCCTACTGCAGCAGCCCTTGCGTATGGTCTTGAAAAGAAAAAAGAGGAAAGGGTTGCTGTATATGATCTTGGAGGGGGAACTTTTGATATTTCTGTGCTCGAAATAGGAGAAGGTGTTATAGAGGTCAAATCTACAAATGGCGATACATATCTCGGTGGAGATGACTTTGATCTGAGGATTATAGACTGGATGGTCGAGGAGTTTAAGAAAGAACAAGGAATAGATCTAAGGCATGACAAGATGGCACTCCAGAGGTTGAAAGAGGCTGCAGAAAGGGCAAAGATAGAGCTTTCTACGGCAATGGAAACAGAGATAAATTTGCCGTTTATAACTGCTGATGCAACAGGTCCTAAGCATCTATTGATGAAACTTACAAGGGCAAAATTCGAGCAGCTTACAGATGACCTTATACAAAAGACTATAGAACCATGCAAGAGGGCGCTTGCTGATGCAGGCTTCTCAACAGGAAATATTGACGAGGTTATTCTCGTTGGAGGTCAGACAAGGACCCCAAAGGTGCAGCAGGTTGTGCAGGGCTATTTCGGTAAAGAGCCTCACAAAGGAGTAAATCCTGATGAGGTTGTTGCAGTGGGTGCTGCTATTCAAGCTGCTGTTTTAAAAGGAGAGGTAAAGGAGGTCCTTCTTTTAGATGTGACGCCTCTATCTTTAGGCATTGAAACACTTGGCGGCATATTTACAAAGATGATAGAAAGGAATACTACAATTCCCACAAAGAAATCACAGATATTCTCTACTGCCGCTGATAACCAGCCTGCTGTTACAATAAAAGTTTTCCAGGGCGAGAGGGAGATGGCTTCAGACAATAAACTCCTTGGTGTTTTTGAGCTTGTAGGAATTCCTCCTGCACCGAGAGGAGTGCCCCAGATCGAGGTCACATTTGATATTGATGCAAATGGCATATTGCATGTCTCTGCAAAGGACCTTGGTACAGGGAAAGAGCAGTCAATAAAGATTACTGCATCAAGTGGTCTTACAGAGGAAGAGATAAAGAGAATGATGCGCGACGCAGAAGAACATGCAGCAGAAGACCGTAGGAAAAAGGAACTCGCCGAGGCACGTAATAATGCAGATACCCTTATCTATTCTGTGGAGAAATCTGTTAAGGAATATGGTGATAAACTAACAGAGGCAGAGAAAAAAGATATAGAGACAGCACTCGAAAAATGCAAGAAGGCAAAAGACGCAAGTAGCGATGCATCGGAAATTAAGGCAGCAATAGAGGAGCTTACAAAGGCATCCCATAAGATAGCAGAGCATGTGTATAAGGCAGCACAGGAACATGCAGGCGCAACAGGTGCTGAAACAAAGTCAAAGCCTCATGAGGAAGAGGTCGTTGAAGCAGAATTTGAGGATGTGGACAAAAAATAA
- a CDS encoding type III PLP-dependent enzyme — MEIPSDFVKKSTWNKVLNYIALSDELPPYLLVDKDVMKEKVDVIGKNIKNSRVFYAVKANPDIEVLRFLNSLGTGFEIASEGELQILASLGVEPDRIITSNPVKTFKFLEYAADYGVNYFAYDSVVEVEKLAKYAPKSNVYVRLSVPNEGSEWPLSKKFGVELDTASELLVYAKEKGLNPVGITFHVGSQCNNVYNWNTAVDKARDLWDSAEQNGIRLKMLNIGGGYPIRYTKNVVDIETIEKKVNKAIYQKFPNDIDIFIEPGRAVVGDAGIFVCTVIGKAVRGDENWLYIDVGVFNGLMESVGGIKYTYIVGSRNEPKTWTISGPSCDSFDVIDKEVELPEPEIGNRILILSSGAYTISYASEFNGFSIPKTILI, encoded by the coding sequence ATGGAAATACCTTCTGATTTTGTAAAAAAATCTACATGGAATAAGGTTCTTAATTACATAGCATTAAGCGATGAGCTTCCTCCATATCTTCTTGTGGATAAAGATGTTATGAAAGAGAAAGTTGATGTTATTGGCAAAAACATAAAAAACTCACGAGTATTCTATGCTGTTAAGGCTAATCCTGATATAGAGGTGTTGAGATTCTTAAATAGCCTTGGTACTGGTTTTGAAATTGCATCAGAGGGAGAATTACAGATACTCGCATCTTTAGGTGTAGAACCAGATAGGATTATAACAAGCAATCCTGTAAAGACCTTTAAATTTTTAGAATATGCAGCTGATTATGGGGTGAACTATTTTGCTTATGACTCTGTAGTGGAGGTCGAAAAGCTTGCAAAGTATGCACCTAAAAGTAATGTATATGTAAGATTGTCTGTTCCAAATGAAGGAAGTGAATGGCCCTTAAGTAAGAAATTTGGTGTAGAACTTGATACTGCATCTGAATTGCTTGTATATGCAAAAGAAAAAGGACTTAATCCTGTTGGCATTACATTTCATGTTGGTTCCCAGTGCAACAATGTATATAACTGGAATACGGCTGTTGATAAGGCAAGGGACCTCTGGGACAGTGCAGAGCAAAATGGGATAAGACTTAAAATGCTGAATATCGGAGGTGGTTATCCAATTCGATATACAAAGAATGTGGTTGATATAGAGACAATAGAAAAGAAGGTGAACAAAGCTATATACCAGAAATTTCCTAATGATATTGATATATTCATTGAACCTGGTAGGGCTGTTGTTGGCGATGCTGGAATATTTGTATGCACTGTTATAGGCAAGGCAGTTAGAGGAGATGAAAACTGGCTTTATATAGATGTAGGTGTTTTTAATGGGTTAATGGAGAGTGTCGGCGGCATTAAATATACATACATTGTTGGGAGCAGAAATGAACCAAAGACATGGACTATTTCAGGACCTAGCTGTGACAGCTTTGATGTTATAGATAAGGAAGTTGAACTACCTGAGCCGGAGATTGGCAATAGGATACTTATACTTTCAAGCGGTGCATACACGATTTCATATGCATCGGAGTTTAATGGATTTTCGATACCAAAGACAATTTTGATATAG